In Labrus bergylta chromosome 1, fLabBer1.1, whole genome shotgun sequence, one genomic interval encodes:
- the LOC109985505 gene encoding somatostatin-like receptor F_48D10.1 → MESLDQSYWVPFPSDLNSTFEATPSSFLLSSSRLFNISSNMSTQSVPFEGSSTLLTAVISFTVFIVGLIGNTLAIYVVLCYTKMKTVTNIYILNLAVADELYILGLPFLTTQNVLSYWPFGSFLCRVVMTADSMNQFTSIFCLTVMSIDRYLAVVHPIRSTKWRHPRVAKVVSAAVWAVSFVVVLPVVIFSDVQDTFNSCNMIWPEPKNVWSTAFILYTATVGFFGPLLIICLCYLLIIVKVKSSGARAGFTKRRRSERKVTRMVVVIVVVFVLCWLPFFIINMINLVVIIPESSVTAGIYFFAVILSYVNSCANPVLYGFLSDNFKQSFRHVLCVRSMRCNTSGVDDGDPSAPRTEKTTAHDCVMLSTRNQVYHDPQSSQIFPQPFGLPSSHTAVDLHRSNAPACLSTSACPGIGHTTTTVTSTVASIMTSVMTSAEFPTITALTAPSSSASVGSQQD, encoded by the exons ATGGAGTCTTTAGACCAAAGCTACTGGGTCCCCTTTCCCTCAGACCTCAACTCTACCTTTGAAGCTACTCCCtcatccttcctcctctcctcctctcgccTCTTTAACATCTCCTCCAACATGTCCACGCAGAGTGTTCCCTTCGAGGGCAGCAGCACTCTGTTGACAGCAGTCATCTCCTTCACAGTCTTTATTGTGGGTCTGATAGGCAACACTCTGGCCATCTACGTTGTGCTGTGCTACACCAAGATGAAGACTGTCACCAACATCTACATCCTGAACCTGGCTGTGGCAGATGAGCTCTACATCCTCGGGCTGCCCTTCCTCACCACACAGAACGTTCTCTCCTATTGGCCGTTCGGCTCCTTCCTCTGCCGTGTGGTGATGACGGCTGACTCTATGAACCAGTTCACGTCTATTTTCTGCCTGACTGTCATGTCGATCGACCGTTACCTGGCTGTGGTTCATCCGATCCGCAGCACCAAGTGGAGACACCCCCGCGTGGCCAAGGTGGTGAGCGCAGCAGTGTGGGCCGTGTCCTTTGTTGTGGTCCTGCCTGTGGTCATCTTCTCTGATGTTCAG GACACATTTAACTCCTGCAACATGATCTGGCCTGAGCCAAAGAACGTGTGGTCGACCGCCTTCATCCTCTACACGGCGACAGTGGGCTTCTTTGGACCGCTGCTCATCATCTGCCTCTGCTACCTACTTATCATTGTcaaa GTGAAGTCCTCGGGGGCGCGCGCAGGCTTCACCAAACGTCGGCGTTCGGAGCGCAAGGTGACACGGATGGTGGTGGTCATAGTGGTGGTGTTTGTGCTCTGCTGGCTGCCgttcttcatcatcaacatgATCAACCTGGTGGTCATCATCCCGGAGTCCAGTGTCACTGCAGGCATCTACTTCTTCGCTGTCATCCTGTCCTACGTTAACTCCTGTGCCAACCCTGTGCTCTACGGGTTTCTGTCGGATAACTTCAAGCAGAGCTTCAGACAC GTCCTGTGTGTGAGAAGTATGAGGTGCAATACCAGTGGTGTAGATGATGGAGACCCGAGCGCTCCCCGCACTGAGAAAACCACGGCACACGACTGTGTCATGCTGTCCACTCGTAACCAGGTCTATCATGACCCACAGAGCAgccag ATCTTCCCTCAGCCTTTTGGCTTGCCCAGCTCTCACACAGCTGTCGACCTGCACCGCTCCAACGCTCCTGCATGTCTATCTACCTCTGCTTGTCCTGGAATCGGACACACCACTACAACAGTCACCTCCACAGTAGCATCCATAATGACCTCTGTGATGACCTCGGCTGAATTTCCCACCATCACCGCCCTGACggctccttcctcctctgcatCCGTAGGTTCACAGCAAGATTAG